The Candidatus Baltobacteraceae bacterium genome includes a window with the following:
- a CDS encoding enolase C-terminal domain-like protein produces the protein MTTTETPPHSSTAAPIGRLNVRAFRVPTEGAPESDGTLVWDATTMVLVELEAGGCTGIGYTYADTATAALIRDTLHDVVIGANAFEHGAIWSSMVAKIRNLGREGITAMAISAIDIALWDLRGKLLDTPVAALLGQARERVPVYGSGGFTSYDIAALASQLGGWVASGIPRVKMKIGRDPAADVRRIAAARRAIGDDAELFVDANGAYVVKQALDLAAQFKASGVTWFEEPVYHQDFDGLAAVCERAPATMEVAAGEYGYAPYHFARMLEARTVDVLQADATRCGGFTGLLAVDGLCQSALVPLSTHCAPYVHLHAASAAKMLRHMEYFFDHVRIERMFFDGPVKPVAGTLTPDLTRPGIGLEFRRSDAASYEI, from the coding sequence GTGACCACGACGGAAACGCCGCCGCATTCGAGCACGGCGGCGCCGATCGGCCGATTGAACGTGCGTGCGTTTCGCGTGCCGACGGAAGGCGCTCCGGAATCGGACGGAACGCTCGTGTGGGATGCGACGACCATGGTCCTCGTCGAACTCGAGGCCGGCGGTTGCACGGGCATCGGTTATACGTACGCCGACACCGCGACGGCGGCGCTGATTCGCGACACGTTGCACGACGTGGTCATCGGTGCAAACGCTTTCGAGCATGGTGCAATCTGGTCGAGCATGGTCGCGAAGATTCGCAATCTTGGTCGAGAGGGCATTACAGCGATGGCAATCTCGGCAATCGATATCGCTCTGTGGGATCTGCGTGGCAAATTGCTCGATACGCCGGTCGCCGCGCTTCTGGGCCAGGCGCGCGAGCGCGTTCCGGTCTACGGTAGCGGCGGATTCACGTCATACGATATAGCTGCGCTCGCGTCTCAGCTCGGCGGCTGGGTCGCTTCCGGAATTCCGCGCGTCAAGATGAAGATCGGACGTGACCCCGCCGCCGACGTACGCCGGATCGCTGCGGCGCGGCGTGCGATCGGCGACGACGCCGAACTCTTCGTTGACGCGAACGGCGCATATGTCGTGAAGCAGGCGCTTGATCTGGCGGCGCAATTCAAAGCGTCTGGCGTCACCTGGTTCGAGGAGCCGGTTTACCATCAGGATTTTGATGGTCTCGCTGCCGTTTGCGAACGTGCGCCGGCAACGATGGAAGTCGCGGCCGGGGAATATGGGTACGCGCCGTACCACTTCGCGCGCATGCTCGAAGCGCGCACCGTGGACGTTCTTCAAGCCGACGCGACGCGCTGCGGCGGCTTCACTGGCCTACTCGCCGTCGACGGCCTGTGTCAGAGCGCGCTCGTGCCGCTTTCGACACACTGTGCGCCCTACGTTCACTTGCACGCGGCTTCAGCCGCGAAAATGCTGCGCCACATGGAATATTTTTTCGACCACGTGCGCATCGAGCGCATGTTCTTCGATGGTCCCGTGAAACCGGTGGCAGGAACGTTGACGCCGGATCTCACGCGTCCCGGTATCGGGCTCGAATTTCGCCGCAGCGATGCGGCGTCGTACGAAATCTAG
- a CDS encoding NAD(P)/FAD-dependent oxidoreductase, whose product MPARIVLLGGGFAGVTAARELERRAPADVHITIVSRDNFQLFTPMLPEVASGSLDMRAIVQPLRVTLKRTEVVLGEVSAVDLGARNVTVDLDTLRTKTTLPFDHLAFALGSESSAHGIPGITEHSYFLKTLPDAARLRARVGEAFEAAAAEHDRVERDRWLRFVIVGGGFTGVEAAGELAGYLKRLHRYYPALHDLMPEIVVVESGQRLLERLVPEFGRRAAASLRARNVRIELGEDVASGDADGLSLKSGKRFDSRTIVWTAGEKPAPLLQKIGLQTSEEGALVVGDDLSVPGVAGIWGIGDCARIPKRGGGDVAPLAQNAVREGPLLARNIVATLTGEPLKPFTYRPLGMMASLGDRDAVAQLPGNHMIAGFPAWLMWRAYYLEQLPGAMRKLRVASDWILNGLFAQNVARLPWISDRLTAEENHAPEG is encoded by the coding sequence TTGCCGGCGAGGATCGTTCTCTTGGGCGGCGGTTTCGCCGGTGTGACGGCCGCGCGTGAGCTCGAACGGCGCGCGCCTGCGGACGTTCATATCACGATCGTGAGCCGCGATAATTTTCAGCTGTTTACGCCGATGCTCCCGGAGGTCGCAAGCGGTTCGCTCGACATGCGTGCCATCGTGCAGCCGCTCCGCGTAACCCTCAAGCGCACGGAGGTCGTGTTGGGCGAAGTATCGGCGGTCGACCTCGGAGCGCGTAATGTCACCGTTGACCTCGACACGCTCAGAACCAAAACGACGTTGCCCTTCGATCACCTCGCATTCGCTCTGGGATCGGAATCGAGCGCGCATGGCATTCCTGGAATCACCGAGCATTCGTACTTTCTTAAAACGCTGCCGGATGCTGCGCGCCTGCGAGCGCGCGTTGGTGAAGCGTTCGAAGCGGCAGCCGCGGAGCACGATCGCGTCGAGCGCGACCGGTGGCTGCGTTTCGTCATCGTCGGTGGCGGTTTCACCGGCGTCGAAGCGGCCGGCGAGCTTGCCGGTTATCTAAAGCGGCTGCATCGCTATTACCCTGCGCTGCACGACTTGATGCCGGAAATCGTCGTGGTCGAGAGCGGCCAACGGCTGCTCGAACGACTCGTGCCCGAGTTCGGCAGACGCGCCGCGGCATCGCTGCGTGCGCGCAATGTCCGCATCGAGCTCGGGGAGGATGTCGCATCCGGAGATGCCGACGGCCTTTCACTCAAAAGCGGCAAGCGCTTCGATAGCCGCACCATCGTTTGGACCGCGGGTGAAAAGCCGGCGCCGCTGCTGCAGAAAATCGGCTTGCAAACCTCTGAAGAGGGCGCGCTGGTCGTTGGTGACGATTTGTCCGTGCCTGGTGTCGCCGGCATTTGGGGTATCGGGGATTGCGCGCGCATTCCCAAACGCGGTGGTGGTGACGTAGCTCCATTGGCCCAGAACGCCGTGCGCGAGGGCCCGCTGCTTGCGCGTAATATCGTCGCCACGCTGACGGGCGAACCATTGAAGCCATTTACGTATCGTCCGCTCGGCATGATGGCTTCGCTCGGCGACCGTGACGCTGTGGCACAACTGCCCGGTAATCACATGATCGCCGGTTTTCCGGCGTGGCTGATGTGGCGCGCGTACTATCTCGAGCAGTTGCCCGGAG